A section of the Streptomyces sp. Je 1-369 genome encodes:
- a CDS encoding formylglycine-generating enzyme family protein produces MSLSARHPEWPVRAAAVRILAGRHRHVPEAASAVAAASHDPVDWVAFTALKMATEYRIDAAVPDLIRISGWPSNFTRKDFTRKPVGCGAAFTKRALLAIFGTTDPDRLRQLEDEYFAGMQTRIRAQATRSRRNQDVVLVPEGPFMAGVSKPGSGPFRMTQGDNPLRAEDLSAYYMDRTTVTNARYAEFLADTGGSTEFDHPDQPEQPERRPHQPVHWHDPRFNAPEMPIVGVDWYDAWAFARWSGGTLPSELQWEKAARGTDGRIYPWGNDWDPDRVNFVARSYGTAVADLDELEALLVTTTDTDVPEHPVLPSDSLPAGASPYGALQMSGNVWELTRTNFYTGQDMDPFFKGRHPMEFMNRKDAFHVLRGGTWTSPQTCLTTFYRGKDLITDFHNEVGFRCVYEVAE; encoded by the coding sequence ATGAGCCTCTCCGCGCGCCACCCCGAGTGGCCCGTGCGGGCCGCCGCGGTCCGCATCCTGGCCGGCCGGCACCGGCATGTTCCCGAAGCGGCGTCAGCGGTGGCGGCGGCCAGCCACGACCCGGTGGACTGGGTGGCCTTCACCGCCCTCAAGATGGCGACCGAGTACCGCATCGATGCCGCTGTACCGGACCTCATCCGGATCTCCGGGTGGCCCAGCAACTTCACGCGCAAGGACTTCACGCGCAAACCCGTCGGCTGTGGTGCGGCCTTCACCAAACGCGCCCTCCTGGCCATCTTCGGCACCACTGACCCGGACCGGCTGAGGCAGTTGGAGGACGAGTACTTCGCCGGGATGCAGACCCGGATCCGCGCACAGGCCACGCGATCCCGGCGCAACCAGGATGTGGTGCTGGTGCCGGAGGGCCCCTTCATGGCGGGGGTGTCGAAGCCCGGCAGTGGCCCCTTCCGGATGACGCAGGGCGACAACCCGCTCCGCGCCGAGGACCTGTCCGCGTACTACATGGACCGCACTACGGTGACCAATGCCCGGTACGCGGAGTTCCTGGCGGACACCGGCGGGTCCACGGAGTTCGACCACCCGGATCAGCCGGAACAGCCGGAGCGCCGCCCCCACCAGCCCGTGCACTGGCATGATCCGCGGTTCAACGCCCCGGAGATGCCCATCGTGGGGGTCGACTGGTACGACGCGTGGGCGTTCGCCCGGTGGAGCGGCGGCACTCTGCCGTCCGAGCTGCAGTGGGAGAAGGCGGCGCGGGGCACGGACGGCCGTATCTACCCCTGGGGAAACGACTGGGATCCGGACCGCGTCAACTTCGTGGCACGCTCGTACGGCACCGCGGTCGCCGACCTGGACGAACTCGAAGCACTGCTGGTGACCACGACCGACACCGACGTACCGGAGCATCCGGTGCTTCCCTCCGACAGCCTGCCGGCGGGTGCGAGCCCGTACGGGGCCCTGCAGATGTCGGGGAACGTGTGGGAACTGACCCGGACGAACTTCTACACCGGCCAGGACATGGATCCGTTCTTCAAGGGCCGGCATCCCATGGAGTTCATGAACCGCAAGGACGCCTTCCACGTGCTGCGCGGCGGCACCTGGACCTCGCCGCAGACCTGCCTGACCACGTTCTACCGGGGCAAGGACCTGATCACCGACTTCCACAACGAGGTGGGTTTCCGCTGCGTCTACGAGGTGGCGGAATGA
- a CDS encoding MBL fold metallo-hydrolase translates to MIRLTSLGHAAVLVETATQRILVDPWLTQRLDRFWEHHPEVPDGLSRVLDGGVDHIVFSHHHFDHHHFPSLAKILDDSDVDFDESPRRAPETNCVFPVGPALPRFTASGLGHQAMPWTLRRLGFERLTPVTPGDTVQLGDVLVRTFVSHVPFPEMSLLLQTSDGNVMLCGDSILHESTVQFFDRPDAPRVDVAFVPAHSVSPPGVLTERRPLVDPEGVKARARANFDHYVTTLNARLTIPSSFGWKVSGEGAEDYDWCNRTIFPFTPFEALQRLRELDRRGALWGPGQVLEIHEGTTVLHHAPSAPDGYDFESLFAEVTMDPDFVVPAFDPERDCWGRQTRDNERLIGELMELLVGTDFWYRALDSGASHTLSLHGDDGVTSAYLLEPVSGRVVHIGTGAARKHTAEDSGYTEIAAGTLQSLLDGELLFGSSYVLWASNSNLLSAVFHHPVYYTRYVEQVLGAAAGSERKIDA, encoded by the coding sequence ATGATACGGCTGACATCGCTCGGTCATGCCGCCGTGCTGGTCGAGACAGCGACCCAGCGCATCCTGGTCGACCCGTGGCTGACGCAGCGCCTCGACCGCTTCTGGGAGCACCACCCGGAAGTACCCGACGGTCTGAGCCGGGTCCTCGACGGCGGTGTCGACCACATCGTCTTCAGCCACCACCACTTCGACCACCACCACTTCCCCTCGCTGGCCAAGATCCTCGACGACAGCGATGTCGACTTCGACGAGAGCCCGCGACGGGCACCGGAGACCAACTGCGTCTTCCCCGTGGGCCCGGCGTTGCCGCGGTTCACCGCCTCCGGACTCGGCCACCAGGCCATGCCGTGGACGCTGCGCAGGCTGGGATTCGAACGGCTCACCCCCGTGACTCCGGGAGACACCGTGCAGCTCGGCGACGTGCTGGTGCGGACCTTCGTGTCCCACGTGCCGTTTCCCGAGATGAGCCTGTTGCTCCAGACCTCCGACGGGAACGTCATGCTGTGCGGGGACTCGATCCTGCACGAGTCGACCGTTCAGTTCTTCGACCGGCCCGACGCCCCCCGCGTGGATGTCGCCTTCGTGCCGGCGCACAGCGTCTCACCGCCCGGGGTGCTGACCGAGCGACGGCCGCTCGTCGACCCCGAGGGCGTCAAGGCGCGGGCGCGGGCCAACTTCGACCACTACGTCACGACGCTGAACGCCCGGCTCACCATCCCGTCCTCGTTCGGATGGAAGGTCAGCGGTGAAGGAGCCGAGGACTACGACTGGTGCAATCGCACCATCTTTCCGTTCACCCCGTTCGAGGCGCTCCAACGGCTGCGTGAACTCGATCGCCGGGGCGCGCTGTGGGGGCCCGGGCAGGTCCTTGAGATCCATGAGGGGACGACCGTTCTGCACCACGCCCCCTCGGCGCCGGACGGCTACGACTTCGAGTCGCTGTTCGCCGAGGTGACGATGGACCCCGACTTCGTCGTACCCGCCTTCGACCCCGAGCGCGATTGCTGGGGGCGGCAGACCCGGGACAACGAGCGGCTCATCGGTGAGCTCATGGAGCTCCTGGTCGGCACGGACTTCTGGTACCGGGCGCTGGACAGTGGTGCGAGCCACACGCTGTCCCTGCACGGCGACGACGGTGTGACATCGGCGTATCTGCTGGAGCCGGTCAGCGGCCGGGTGGTGCACATCGGCACGGGAGCGGCCAGAAAGCACACGGCGGAGGACAGCGGGTACACCGAGATCGCCGCCGGCACGCTCCAGTCCCTGCTCGACGGCGAGTTGCTGTTCGGCAGCTCGTACGTCCTGTGGGCGAGCAACAGCAACCTGCTGTCCGCGGTGTTCCACCACCCCGTCTATTACACGCGCTACGTCGAGCAGGTGCTGGGCGCCGCCGCGGGCAGTGAACGAAAGATCGATGCATGA
- a CDS encoding alpha/beta hydrolase-fold protein — protein sequence MTVEHGQRVTITHESKCLLANPLGDPHLRTVEVLLPPGYRSDERLPVVYWLPGYGATASLTSRSIVFGGSVAERVRTGMAQGTIPRALVVVPDCTTAYGGSQYINSPACGDYSDYLAEVVAEVDQRFRTRPGPAWRAIGGKSSGGYGALVAGMRSDLFGAVLAHSPDAGFEHSYLGLLPGALDTMRDAGGVTAFLGRRGTGPHDGQFMVAMSLLAMGMCYADEVPSDPADALPCDPETGVFRPAVWQTWLRHDPVRMVPGHLGRLRDLRLLHLDTGQRDEYHMHWGARALHATLAAHGISHTYGEHDGGHQGIEHRFIESLSLLKQLWRGDREGAR from the coding sequence ATGACCGTGGAGCACGGACAGCGAGTGACCATCACCCACGAGAGCAAGTGCCTGCTGGCCAACCCTCTGGGGGATCCGCATCTCCGCACGGTCGAGGTTCTGCTGCCTCCTGGATACCGCTCCGACGAACGGCTTCCGGTCGTCTACTGGCTCCCCGGATACGGCGCGACCGCCTCGCTCACCAGCCGGAGCATCGTGTTCGGCGGTTCCGTGGCCGAACGCGTGCGGACGGGCATGGCGCAGGGGACGATTCCCCGCGCGCTGGTCGTGGTGCCCGACTGCACGACCGCCTACGGCGGCTCGCAGTACATCAACTCCCCCGCGTGCGGCGACTACTCCGACTACCTCGCCGAGGTGGTCGCCGAAGTCGACCAGCGCTTCCGCACCCGCCCCGGCCCCGCGTGGCGGGCCATCGGCGGCAAGTCGAGCGGAGGTTACGGTGCCCTGGTCGCCGGCATGCGCAGCGATCTCTTCGGCGCGGTGCTGGCCCATTCACCGGACGCGGGTTTCGAGCACTCCTATCTGGGGCTCCTGCCCGGAGCCCTGGACACGATGCGGGACGCAGGAGGCGTGACGGCCTTCCTCGGACGGCGCGGCACCGGGCCGCACGACGGACAGTTCATGGTGGCCATGAGCCTTCTGGCCATGGGCATGTGCTACGCGGACGAGGTGCCGTCCGATCCGGCCGACGCGCTGCCCTGCGACCCGGAGACGGGGGTGTTCCGGCCCGCGGTCTGGCAGACCTGGCTCCGTCACGATCCGGTACGCATGGTGCCCGGACATCTCGGCCGGCTCAGGGACCTGCGGCTGCTGCACCTGGACACGGGGCAGCGCGATGAGTACCACATGCACTGGGGCGCCCGCGCCTTGCACGCCACCTTGGCCGCGCACGGGATCAGCCATACGTACGGGGAACACGACGGCGGCCATCAGGGCATCGAGCACCGCTTCATCGAGTCGCTCTCCCTCCTGAAACAGCTCTGGCGCGGCGACCGAGAAGGAGCGCGGTAG
- a CDS encoding asparagine synthetase B family protein, translating into MSHRGDSPGMQWVSESGQVMLACVRLAVQDRSAAGAQPMASPDGGTVLVSNGEVYGSRGRVAGPWPSRTHCDTEFVLQQVASTTDVADMLRGLDGMFALAWHDTREGRTVLARDHFGVKPLVYSVVDDGLLFASEAEALLASGLVAADVDTTEFVLRSWVRMDAADERTWLKNVRCLQPAEYLEVDPPRIRLHRYWQPEPDDTPVGAEEIRAAFDRAVDQRCRADVPRAAVLSGGVDSSAAFAALRKRDIEVAPYVLQYRDGIGGSADDVAHARLVAAEHGVDLTVCELSQHAAVDLVPEVTSRLMRPLLHGAELAMYQLYQRISAQGQVVVYSGHGADEMWGYQDGGYFPIVDPAARVEIHGRHYLTHRLYPDERPLWGRLLRWMARELDVDMDDVHEQVWDRVLREYRAPAGAEPLKRGRHHLMRRFLVYVNDMVDATSSAHTLEDRPVFQDVTLAELAFRSPEYLKSSWTPGSHKDLLKKALADLLPQPVIDRRKQGFPAPVDTAYRDALRSLLADSGMPFDLPAVPRELRSELNTSELMFLASSSVWLAGPRLVRPGRPKRSDPSVFAR; encoded by the coding sequence ATGAGCCACCGCGGAGACAGCCCCGGCATGCAGTGGGTCTCGGAATCCGGGCAGGTGATGCTGGCCTGCGTCCGGCTGGCCGTTCAGGACCGGTCCGCGGCGGGCGCTCAGCCCATGGCCAGCCCGGACGGCGGCACCGTACTCGTCAGCAACGGCGAGGTCTACGGTTCACGGGGCCGGGTCGCCGGGCCATGGCCAAGCCGCACCCACTGCGACACCGAATTCGTGCTGCAGCAGGTCGCCTCCACCACCGACGTGGCCGACATGCTGCGTGGGCTCGACGGAATGTTCGCGCTGGCCTGGCACGACACCCGCGAGGGCCGCACCGTCCTTGCGCGTGATCACTTCGGGGTCAAGCCCCTGGTGTACAGCGTCGTCGACGACGGGCTGCTGTTCGCGTCGGAAGCCGAGGCCCTGCTGGCCAGCGGCCTGGTCGCCGCGGACGTGGACACCACCGAGTTCGTGCTCCGTTCCTGGGTACGCATGGACGCCGCGGACGAGCGCACCTGGCTGAAGAACGTACGGTGCCTCCAGCCTGCGGAGTACCTGGAGGTGGATCCCCCGCGGATCCGCCTGCACCGCTACTGGCAGCCGGAGCCGGACGACACACCCGTGGGCGCCGAGGAGATCCGAGCCGCGTTCGACCGGGCCGTCGATCAGCGCTGCAGGGCGGATGTGCCACGGGCGGCAGTGCTCAGCGGGGGCGTGGACAGCTCGGCGGCCTTCGCGGCGCTGCGCAAGCGGGACATAGAAGTCGCCCCCTACGTGCTGCAGTACCGGGACGGCATCGGGGGCTCCGCCGACGATGTGGCACATGCCCGGCTCGTGGCCGCCGAGCACGGGGTGGACCTCACCGTCTGCGAACTGTCGCAGCACGCGGCCGTGGACCTCGTCCCGGAGGTCACCAGCCGGCTGATGCGCCCGCTGCTCCACGGCGCGGAGCTCGCCATGTACCAGCTGTACCAGCGGATCTCCGCGCAGGGGCAGGTGGTGGTGTACTCGGGCCATGGAGCCGACGAGATGTGGGGTTACCAGGACGGCGGCTACTTCCCCATCGTCGACCCGGCGGCGCGCGTCGAGATACATGGCAGGCACTACCTCACGCACCGCCTGTACCCGGATGAGCGGCCGTTGTGGGGCCGCTTGCTGCGGTGGATGGCGAGGGAACTGGACGTCGACATGGATGACGTCCACGAGCAGGTCTGGGACCGCGTACTGAGGGAGTACCGGGCGCCGGCGGGGGCCGAGCCGCTCAAGCGCGGGCGCCACCACCTGATGCGGCGCTTCCTGGTCTACGTCAACGACATGGTGGACGCCACGTCGTCCGCGCATACCTTGGAGGACCGCCCGGTCTTTCAGGACGTCACCCTCGCCGAGCTCGCCTTCCGGTCCCCCGAGTACCTCAAGAGCTCCTGGACGCCGGGCAGCCACAAGGATCTCCTCAAGAAGGCACTCGCCGACCTCCTGCCGCAACCGGTCATCGACCGGCGCAAGCAGGGATTCCCCGCGCCCGTCGACACCGCGTACCGGGACGCTTTGCGGAGCCTGCTGGCGGACAGCGGCATGCCGTTCGATCTGCCGGCTGTGCCCAGGGAACTCCGGTCCGAACTGAACACTTCGGAGTTGATGTTCCTGGCTTCCAGCTCCGTCTGGCTCGCGGGCCCGCGCCTCGTGCGGCCCGGGCGTCCGAAGAGGTCCGACCCCAGCGTGTTCGCACGTTAA
- a CDS encoding GntG family PLP-dependent aldolase: MSGAAHLDFRSDTRTAPDAVMRRAMAAARVGDDAYGDDPTVGRLESEGARLLGTEAAVLLPSSTMSNLVAVLAAAPAEGTPLIAGRATHIAHFEAAAMRRFARTPVTAVRQDSDGMLDAEPVRQALTTGDRHVVCMENTVMLCEGNALPPSSQTELAVLVEHHGAHLHLDGARLANAAVAHGRPVSDMTAGAHSVTFCLAKGLGAPVGSLLGGSAEFVDRARGLRLDLGGTMHQSGVLAAAGLEALQRVPHLADDHALAELLATELDRVEGADVPAPSRRTNIVTVRLPGMPEQLLRQRLADRGVLVLPLFDGYVRFVVHREHDEASVAGAAAALVHAGERERGPRRSPSVLRSEGAM, translated from the coding sequence ATGAGCGGTGCCGCCCACCTGGACTTCCGCAGCGACACACGGACCGCACCCGACGCGGTGATGCGCAGGGCCATGGCGGCCGCGCGGGTGGGGGACGACGCCTACGGCGACGACCCGACCGTCGGGCGCCTGGAGTCCGAGGGCGCCCGGCTGCTGGGCACGGAGGCAGCCGTCCTCCTGCCAAGCAGCACCATGTCCAACCTGGTCGCGGTGCTGGCCGCCGCACCGGCGGAGGGGACACCGCTCATTGCGGGCAGAGCCACGCACATCGCTCACTTCGAGGCGGCGGCGATGCGGCGGTTCGCCCGTACCCCCGTGACCGCGGTCCGGCAGGACTCCGACGGGATGCTCGACGCGGAACCGGTCCGGCAGGCGCTGACGACAGGCGACCGGCACGTGGTCTGTATGGAGAACACGGTCATGCTGTGCGAAGGGAACGCACTGCCCCCTTCGTCGCAGACCGAACTGGCCGTGCTGGTGGAACACCACGGAGCGCACCTGCACCTGGACGGGGCACGGCTGGCCAACGCCGCCGTGGCCCATGGGCGCCCCGTGTCCGATATGACCGCCGGGGCGCACAGCGTGACGTTCTGCCTGGCGAAGGGACTCGGCGCCCCTGTCGGCTCGCTGCTCGGGGGCAGCGCCGAGTTCGTCGACCGGGCCCGCGGTCTGCGTCTGGACCTGGGCGGAACCATGCACCAGAGCGGCGTGCTCGCGGCGGCGGGGCTGGAAGCCCTGCAACGCGTCCCGCACCTGGCGGACGACCATGCGCTCGCGGAACTCCTCGCCACGGAGCTCGACCGGGTGGAGGGAGCCGATGTTCCCGCACCGTCCCGGCGCACCAACATCGTGACGGTGCGGCTGCCTGGCATGCCGGAACAGCTGCTCCGGCAGCGGCTGGCCGATCGGGGTGTGCTGGTGCTTCCCCTGTTCGATGGATACGTTCGCTTTGTTGTGCACCGGGAACACGACGAAGCGTCGGTTGCCGGGGCGGCGGCGGCACTTGTACACGCCGGGGAGCGTGAACGTGGACCGCGCCGTTCGCCGTCGGTTCTGCGTTCTGAAGGGGCAATGTGA
- a CDS encoding MFS transporter, with product MTRVPRNTWVLTVFTAVTNLTDGVIKVTLPLLATSLTDSPALVAGVLTAFTLPWLLVALHVGVLVDRADRRKLLRVANAMRCATVFCLLAGVSTGALTLPLLYAAAAALGVAEVLALTSAAAIVPDAVPSSERDRANSWVAGVETVCNEFAGPFIGGVLVAASASVALGASAGGYLVGVAVLPLLVGHFKVARRTGAASSVNREAIAGLRYLWGQRLLRLFAFTVTVLVTCWAAWFALMPVVATKEWDLSPTGYSTLVGALGFGGLTGAIVVNALNRRFGRRRVMFSNVFLTCSMVAVPAVTSNVWAVGAGAYLGGMGGTLWVVNSRVISQTLVGAGMMGRYSAASRLFSWGSLPLGAALAGVLAQALGYRVAFAIFACATLAVVLPFLRTFTPRVQKELADVGDAHAEASH from the coding sequence GTGACGCGAGTCCCGCGCAATACCTGGGTTCTGACCGTCTTCACGGCGGTCACGAACCTGACGGATGGCGTCATCAAGGTGACGCTCCCGCTGCTGGCCACGTCGTTGACCGACTCGCCGGCTCTGGTAGCGGGCGTGCTGACAGCCTTTACGCTGCCCTGGCTCCTCGTCGCCCTGCATGTGGGTGTGCTGGTCGATCGCGCGGACCGGCGCAAGCTGCTGCGGGTGGCGAACGCCATGCGGTGTGCCACCGTGTTCTGCCTGCTGGCCGGGGTCAGCACCGGCGCACTGACGCTGCCCCTGCTCTACGCCGCGGCAGCCGCACTCGGTGTCGCGGAAGTGCTCGCGCTGACCTCGGCCGCGGCGATCGTCCCCGATGCCGTGCCGTCATCGGAACGCGACCGCGCCAACAGCTGGGTGGCCGGGGTCGAGACGGTGTGCAACGAATTCGCGGGGCCGTTCATCGGGGGCGTGCTGGTCGCGGCCAGTGCCTCGGTCGCGCTGGGGGCTTCCGCGGGCGGCTATCTGGTCGGCGTTGCCGTGCTGCCCCTCCTGGTGGGCCACTTCAAGGTGGCGCGCCGCACCGGTGCCGCGTCGTCGGTGAACCGGGAAGCGATAGCGGGATTGCGCTATCTGTGGGGGCAACGGCTGCTGCGGCTCTTCGCGTTCACGGTCACCGTTCTGGTCACGTGCTGGGCGGCCTGGTTCGCGCTGATGCCCGTCGTCGCGACAAAGGAGTGGGATCTCAGCCCGACCGGATACAGCACTCTGGTCGGCGCCCTCGGCTTCGGTGGACTGACCGGTGCCATCGTCGTCAACGCGTTGAACCGCCGGTTCGGCCGCCGCAGAGTCATGTTCAGTAACGTGTTTCTGACGTGCTCGATGGTCGCCGTTCCGGCCGTGACCTCCAATGTCTGGGCCGTGGGAGCGGGGGCCTACCTCGGTGGCATGGGCGGTACCCTCTGGGTCGTCAACAGCCGGGTCATCAGCCAGACCCTGGTCGGCGCCGGGATGATGGGCCGCTACAGCGCCGCGTCGCGCCTGTTCAGCTGGGGCTCGCTGCCGCTGGGTGCCGCGCTGGCGGGTGTGCTCGCGCAGGCCCTCGGATACCGTGTCGCCTTTGCGATTTTCGCCTGCGCCACCTTGGCGGTCGTCCTCCCGTTCCTGCGCACCTTCACCCCACGGGTCCAGAAGGAACTCGCGGACGTGGGAGACGCCCACGCCGAAGCTTCCCACTGA
- a CDS encoding ATP-grasp domain-containing protein: protein MKTVAIVDAYASSRRLAPHFRDAGFSCVRVQSGPEVPAVYRSPFSLDDYAANIVHSGSLEETLGELAAWQPVAVVPASESGVELADTLSERLGLPTNGTRLSAARRDKYAMIEAVDAAGLRTATQLLIESKEQLRRWHEEIGGRIVVKPVRSAANDGVRFCDSPEESAAAYEEILGKENIFSERNDAVVAQEYLFGTEYFLNTVSHAGRMHVCDIWRTVRVEVNGVPDLLAGFYIIPFEGAVQEELVSYASAVLDALGIQVGLAHIEIKMTPDGPCLIEVGARMGGADSPYYAELATGESQLNWDVDAYTNPERFNARCAEPYRIREHFASVVMMSPTKGVLRSYPFMSKVEGLESLHDIRAAVEPGDPITYSVDDLTSPMTVNLKHRSEGIVMRDMSTLRYLDGPAFYDVE from the coding sequence ATGAAAACTGTTGCCATCGTTGACGCGTACGCATCCTCCCGGCGGTTGGCGCCGCACTTCCGCGATGCGGGTTTCTCCTGCGTCCGGGTGCAGAGCGGCCCGGAAGTCCCCGCCGTGTACCGGTCGCCGTTCAGTCTCGATGACTACGCCGCCAATATCGTGCACTCGGGTTCGCTGGAGGAGACGCTGGGCGAGCTGGCCGCCTGGCAGCCGGTCGCGGTGGTCCCCGCGAGTGAGAGCGGGGTGGAACTGGCCGACACCCTCAGCGAGCGCCTCGGTCTGCCGACCAATGGGACCCGGCTCAGCGCGGCTCGGCGGGACAAGTACGCCATGATCGAAGCGGTTGATGCCGCCGGACTCCGCACGGCCACGCAACTCCTCATCGAGTCGAAGGAGCAACTGCGGCGCTGGCATGAGGAGATCGGCGGCAGGATCGTTGTGAAGCCCGTCCGCAGTGCGGCCAACGACGGGGTCCGCTTCTGTGATTCACCGGAGGAGTCGGCGGCCGCGTACGAAGAGATCCTGGGCAAGGAGAACATATTCTCCGAGCGGAACGACGCGGTCGTGGCGCAGGAGTATCTCTTCGGCACGGAATACTTTCTCAACACGGTCAGTCACGCGGGACGGATGCATGTCTGTGACATCTGGCGGACTGTCCGTGTCGAAGTGAACGGGGTCCCGGATCTGCTGGCCGGCTTCTACATCATCCCGTTCGAGGGTGCTGTCCAGGAGGAGCTCGTGTCCTACGCGTCGGCGGTTCTCGACGCGCTCGGAATCCAGGTCGGCCTCGCGCACATCGAGATCAAGATGACTCCCGACGGTCCCTGCCTCATTGAGGTCGGTGCCCGGATGGGCGGTGCGGACAGTCCCTACTATGCCGAGTTGGCCACTGGGGAATCCCAGCTGAACTGGGATGTCGACGCGTACACCAACCCCGAGCGGTTCAATGCCCGGTGTGCGGAGCCCTATCGGATCCGGGAGCACTTCGCCTCGGTCGTCATGATGTCACCCACAAAAGGTGTGCTCCGGTCCTATCCGTTCATGAGCAAGGTCGAAGGGCTGGAAAGCCTCCACGACATTCGCGCTGCGGTTGAACCCGGCGATCCGATCACGTACAGCGTCGACGACCTGACCTCGCCCATGACCGTGAACCTCAAACATCGCTCCGAGGGGATCGTCATGCGGGACATGTCGACTCTCCGCTATCTCGACGGACCGGCGTTCTACGACGTCGAATGA
- a CDS encoding ATP-grasp domain-containing protein, which yields MDDYGPACRHAPSFQEAGFACVRVQSTPEVPSIYKAAVVLDGYVAHIVHEGSLDRTLREIEPFAPVAVVAGSEVGVELADALSERLGVVGNGTRLSRARRDKFTMIEQVAAAGLQAAAQLRVTSEDELRAWHERVGGRIVLKPLRSAAGDGVHFCASPEESVAGYRDIMGRTNVFSERNSGVVAQEYLVGTEYVMNTVSSAGRHHVCDIWQTVRVDVNGVCDALNGMHILPRAGHIQDRLVAYATQVLDALGIAYGPAHIELKMTPAGPCLVELGARIAGSDMSYFVELATGESQIPWTVDAYTRPARFARRYREPYTVQQYVAGVIMLSPRGGTLRSYPYLDAVKSLDSLHNIRVLIAEGDAILPSRGGVRPPIIVSLAHPIEELVMRDMETLRYLDGHAFYDIHSTS from the coding sequence GTGGATGATTACGGACCGGCCTGCCGGCACGCACCCAGCTTTCAGGAAGCGGGTTTCGCGTGCGTACGGGTGCAGAGCACACCGGAAGTGCCGAGCATCTACAAGGCGGCAGTCGTCCTGGACGGCTACGTCGCCCATATCGTGCACGAGGGCTCACTCGACCGGACGTTGCGTGAGATCGAACCGTTCGCGCCGGTCGCGGTGGTGGCGGGAAGCGAGGTCGGCGTCGAGCTGGCGGACGCGCTCAGCGAGAGGCTGGGCGTGGTCGGCAACGGCACCCGGCTGAGCCGGGCCCGCCGCGACAAGTTCACCATGATCGAGCAGGTCGCGGCAGCCGGGCTCCAGGCCGCGGCACAACTGCGGGTCACGTCCGAGGACGAACTGCGCGCCTGGCACGAGCGGGTGGGCGGCCGGATCGTTCTCAAGCCCCTGCGGAGCGCGGCCGGCGACGGAGTCCACTTCTGCGCCTCCCCGGAAGAATCGGTCGCCGGCTACCGGGACATCATGGGGAGAACCAACGTGTTCTCCGAGCGCAACTCCGGCGTCGTCGCCCAGGAATACCTGGTCGGCACCGAGTACGTCATGAATACGGTGAGCAGCGCGGGACGGCACCACGTCTGTGATATCTGGCAGACGGTCCGTGTCGACGTCAATGGCGTGTGCGACGCTCTGAACGGAATGCATATCCTGCCGCGTGCGGGCCACATCCAGGACCGTTTGGTCGCCTACGCCACCCAGGTCCTCGACGCACTCGGCATCGCCTACGGCCCCGCCCACATCGAGCTCAAGATGACGCCCGCGGGCCCGTGCCTGGTCGAGCTGGGTGCCCGGATAGCCGGGAGTGACATGTCGTACTTCGTCGAACTGGCAACCGGCGAGTCGCAGATACCGTGGACCGTCGATGCCTACACCCGCCCGGCACGCTTTGCGCGGCGTTACCGCGAGCCTTACACCGTCCAGCAGTACGTCGCAGGGGTGATCATGCTCTCGCCGCGCGGCGGGACCCTTCGCTCCTACCCCTACCTGGACGCCGTCAAGAGCCTGGACAGTCTGCACAACATCCGGGTGCTGATCGCGGAAGGTGACGCCATTCTCCCGAGCCGGGGCGGCGTCCGCCCCCCGATCATCGTGAGTCTCGCGCATCCGATCGAGGAGCTGGTCATGCGCGACATGGAGACACTCAGATACCTGGACGGCCACGCCTTCTATGACATTCATTCGACGTCGTAG
- a CDS encoding pyridoxamine 5'-phosphate oxidase family protein has translation MAINPPRSLPERRHDVLTRLKDDVDLWVSTADAGGVPYLVPLSFLWIDETFLIATPPTAPTARNLTAGGNVRLALGATRDVVLVEGVARPLTTAELGTMGDAYAAHTGWDPRAEGTDYQYFRIEPRRIQAWREVNELKGRDIMRDGVWID, from the coding sequence ATGGCGATCAATCCACCGCGCTCTCTGCCCGAGCGACGGCACGACGTACTCACGCGGCTCAAGGACGACGTGGACCTCTGGGTATCCACCGCCGACGCGGGCGGCGTTCCCTACCTGGTTCCACTGTCATTCCTGTGGATCGACGAAACCTTCCTGATCGCTACGCCGCCGACAGCTCCTACGGCGCGGAATCTCACCGCGGGCGGCAACGTGCGGCTGGCCCTGGGCGCGACGCGGGACGTCGTGCTGGTCGAAGGAGTTGCCCGCCCGCTCACGACGGCCGAATTGGGCACCATGGGTGACGCCTATGCGGCGCATACCGGTTGGGATCCACGTGCCGAGGGCACGGACTACCAGTACTTCCGGATCGAGCCACGGCGCATTCAGGCATGGCGTGAGGTGAACGAGCTCAAGGGCAGGGACATCATGCGCGACGGGGTCTGGATCGACTGA